The Anas acuta chromosome 7, bAnaAcu1.1, whole genome shotgun sequence genome has a window encoding:
- the MARCHF8 gene encoding E3 ubiquitin-protein ligase MARCHF8 isoform X1, translating into MNMPLHQISVIPAQDVTSSRVSRSKTKEKEEQNEKALGHSVSRSSNISKAGSPTSISAPHSFSRTSVTPSNQDICSSSAVFSECCHHSPVQSAVVLKNPHCQSSLTQGVTVTVICQDTLHAAKRNSRGQDRGQALRSAKNIKPTRTMKFSKSLNDVDQKAQSTSECFDYVERTCSEGKLTPTQEQYLRINKFHLKERKSLNLRPLSFSNSKHSYIPSLSNYSSASGGAENRSAVHIPLLEDKVDHDTSRSKKLLRYLFSFSHNSSTSSLHKFHELESYSSHFQAEKSSSMLVESTDFCSDDMGDDDVFEDSTSVKLKTKEQRAPLCSVEKDSDLDCPSPLSEKFPPVSPVSTSGDTCRICHCEGDDESPLITPCHCTGSLHFVHQACLQQWIKSSDTRCCELCKYEFIMETKLKPLRKWEKLQMTASERRKIMCSVTFHIIAITCVVWSLYVLIDRTAEEIKQGQTTGILEWPFWTKLVVVAIGFTGGLLFMYVQCKVYVQLWKRLKAYNRVIYVQNCPETSKKNIFEKPALMEPNFESKEMLGVHHSDTNSSHYTEPEDCAAEILHV; encoded by the exons aaTGAGAAAGCTTTGGGCCATTCTGTGAGCCGCTCCAGTAACATCTCTAAG GCTGGAAGTCCAACCTCTATCTCTGCTCCTCATAGTTTCTCTCGGACTTCTGTTACACCATCCAATCAGGACATCTGCAG TTCCAGTGCAGTGTTTTCTGAATGTTGTCATCACAGTCCAGTGCAGTCTGCTGTTGTCTTGAAAAATCCTCACTGCCAGAGCTCTCTGACACAAGGGGTCACTGTGACAGTAATCTGTCAGGACACGTTACATGCAGCAAAGAGAAACTCCCGTGGGCAGGATCGGGGCCAGGCACTCAGGTCTGCTAAGAATATAAAGCCCACCCGCACCATGAAATTCTCCAAGTCCCTCAATGACGTGGACCAGAAGGCACAGAGCACCAGTGAGTGCTTTGACTATGTGGAGCGAACATGCTCAGAAGGCAAACTGACCCCGACTCAAGAGCAGTATTTGAGGATTAACAAATTTCATCTTAAAGAGAGGAAATCGTTGAATCTCAGGCCTCTTTCTTTTAGCAATTCTAAGCACTCCTACATCCCTTCCCTTTCCAACTATTCGAGTGCATCGGGAGGAGCAGAGAACCGCAGCGCTGTACACATCCCCTTGCTGGAGGACAAAGTGGACCATGACACCTCAAGAAGCAAAAAACTGTTGCGttaccttttttccttctcccacaACTCTAGCACCAGCAGCCTGCATAAGTTCCATGAACTGGAGAGCTATTCCAGTCACTTTCAAGCTGAAAAGTCCTCCAGCATGCTGGTGGAAAGCACGGACTTCTGCTCTGATGATATGGGAGATGATGACGTCTTTGAGGACAGCACCTCAgtgaaattgaaaacaaaagagcagCGGGCACCGCTCTGTTCGGTTGAGAAGGACAGTGACCTTGACTGCCCTTCCCCTCTCTCAGAAAAATTCCCCCCTGTCTCCCCTGTGTCTACATCGGGGGATACCTGCAG GATATGTCACTGTGAAGGAGATGACGAGAGCCCTTTGATTACCCCCTGTCACTGCACGGGAAGTCTTCATTTTGTGCACCAAGCCTGCCTGCAGCAATGGATCAAGAGCTCAGATACGCGATGCTGTGAACTGTGCAAGTACGAGTTCATCATGGAGACAAAACTGAAGCCTTTGCGAAAG TGGGAGAAGTTACAGATGACAGCCAGCGAGAGGAGGAAGATCATGTGCTCTGTGACATTCCATATCATTGCCATCACCTGCGTTGTGTGGTCTCTGTATGTCCTCATAGACAGGACTGCTGAAGAGATTAAACAGGGACAGACTACTG ggaTTCTAGAATGGCCATTTTGGACTAAGTTGGTGGTTGTGGCTATTGGTTTCACTGGAGGACTTCTGTTCATGTATGTACAATGCAAAGTGTACGTACAGCTATGGAAGAGACTTAAAGCTTATAACCGAGTAATATATGTACAAAACTGTCCGGAAACTagcaaaaagaatatttttgaaaaacctGCACTAATGGAGCCAAACTTTGAAAGTAAAGAAATGCTTGGGGTTCACCATTCAGATACAAACTCTTCACATTACACAGAGCCAGAAGACTGTGCTGCAGAAATCCTTCACGTCTGA
- the MARCHF8 gene encoding E3 ubiquitin-protein ligase MARCHF8 isoform X3 → MCKNEKALGHSVSRSSNISKAGSPTSISAPHSFSRTSVTPSNQDICSSSAVFSECCHHSPVQSAVVLKNPHCQSSLTQGVTVTVICQDTLHAAKRNSRGQDRGQALRSAKNIKPTRTMKFSKSLNDVDQKAQSTSECFDYVERTCSEGKLTPTQEQYLRINKFHLKERKSLNLRPLSFSNSKHSYIPSLSNYSSASGGAENRSAVHIPLLEDKVDHDTSRSKKLLRYLFSFSHNSSTSSLHKFHELESYSSHFQAEKSSSMLVESTDFCSDDMGDDDVFEDSTSVKLKTKEQRAPLCSVEKDSDLDCPSPLSEKFPPVSPVSTSGDTCRICHCEGDDESPLITPCHCTGSLHFVHQACLQQWIKSSDTRCCELCKYEFIMETKLKPLRKWEKLQMTASERRKIMCSVTFHIIAITCVVWSLYVLIDRTAEEIKQGQTTGILEWPFWTKLVVVAIGFTGGLLFMYVQCKVYVQLWKRLKAYNRVIYVQNCPETSKKNIFEKPALMEPNFESKEMLGVHHSDTNSSHYTEPEDCAAEILHV, encoded by the exons ATGTGCAAG aaTGAGAAAGCTTTGGGCCATTCTGTGAGCCGCTCCAGTAACATCTCTAAG GCTGGAAGTCCAACCTCTATCTCTGCTCCTCATAGTTTCTCTCGGACTTCTGTTACACCATCCAATCAGGACATCTGCAG TTCCAGTGCAGTGTTTTCTGAATGTTGTCATCACAGTCCAGTGCAGTCTGCTGTTGTCTTGAAAAATCCTCACTGCCAGAGCTCTCTGACACAAGGGGTCACTGTGACAGTAATCTGTCAGGACACGTTACATGCAGCAAAGAGAAACTCCCGTGGGCAGGATCGGGGCCAGGCACTCAGGTCTGCTAAGAATATAAAGCCCACCCGCACCATGAAATTCTCCAAGTCCCTCAATGACGTGGACCAGAAGGCACAGAGCACCAGTGAGTGCTTTGACTATGTGGAGCGAACATGCTCAGAAGGCAAACTGACCCCGACTCAAGAGCAGTATTTGAGGATTAACAAATTTCATCTTAAAGAGAGGAAATCGTTGAATCTCAGGCCTCTTTCTTTTAGCAATTCTAAGCACTCCTACATCCCTTCCCTTTCCAACTATTCGAGTGCATCGGGAGGAGCAGAGAACCGCAGCGCTGTACACATCCCCTTGCTGGAGGACAAAGTGGACCATGACACCTCAAGAAGCAAAAAACTGTTGCGttaccttttttccttctcccacaACTCTAGCACCAGCAGCCTGCATAAGTTCCATGAACTGGAGAGCTATTCCAGTCACTTTCAAGCTGAAAAGTCCTCCAGCATGCTGGTGGAAAGCACGGACTTCTGCTCTGATGATATGGGAGATGATGACGTCTTTGAGGACAGCACCTCAgtgaaattgaaaacaaaagagcagCGGGCACCGCTCTGTTCGGTTGAGAAGGACAGTGACCTTGACTGCCCTTCCCCTCTCTCAGAAAAATTCCCCCCTGTCTCCCCTGTGTCTACATCGGGGGATACCTGCAG GATATGTCACTGTGAAGGAGATGACGAGAGCCCTTTGATTACCCCCTGTCACTGCACGGGAAGTCTTCATTTTGTGCACCAAGCCTGCCTGCAGCAATGGATCAAGAGCTCAGATACGCGATGCTGTGAACTGTGCAAGTACGAGTTCATCATGGAGACAAAACTGAAGCCTTTGCGAAAG TGGGAGAAGTTACAGATGACAGCCAGCGAGAGGAGGAAGATCATGTGCTCTGTGACATTCCATATCATTGCCATCACCTGCGTTGTGTGGTCTCTGTATGTCCTCATAGACAGGACTGCTGAAGAGATTAAACAGGGACAGACTACTG ggaTTCTAGAATGGCCATTTTGGACTAAGTTGGTGGTTGTGGCTATTGGTTTCACTGGAGGACTTCTGTTCATGTATGTACAATGCAAAGTGTACGTACAGCTATGGAAGAGACTTAAAGCTTATAACCGAGTAATATATGTACAAAACTGTCCGGAAACTagcaaaaagaatatttttgaaaaacctGCACTAATGGAGCCAAACTTTGAAAGTAAAGAAATGCTTGGGGTTCACCATTCAGATACAAACTCTTCACATTACACAGAGCCAGAAGACTGTGCTGCAGAAATCCTTCACGTCTGA
- the MARCHF8 gene encoding E3 ubiquitin-protein ligase MARCHF8 isoform X2, giving the protein MHSCWKMKLQNEKALGHSVSRSSNISKAGSPTSISAPHSFSRTSVTPSNQDICSSSAVFSECCHHSPVQSAVVLKNPHCQSSLTQGVTVTVICQDTLHAAKRNSRGQDRGQALRSAKNIKPTRTMKFSKSLNDVDQKAQSTSECFDYVERTCSEGKLTPTQEQYLRINKFHLKERKSLNLRPLSFSNSKHSYIPSLSNYSSASGGAENRSAVHIPLLEDKVDHDTSRSKKLLRYLFSFSHNSSTSSLHKFHELESYSSHFQAEKSSSMLVESTDFCSDDMGDDDVFEDSTSVKLKTKEQRAPLCSVEKDSDLDCPSPLSEKFPPVSPVSTSGDTCRICHCEGDDESPLITPCHCTGSLHFVHQACLQQWIKSSDTRCCELCKYEFIMETKLKPLRKWEKLQMTASERRKIMCSVTFHIIAITCVVWSLYVLIDRTAEEIKQGQTTGILEWPFWTKLVVVAIGFTGGLLFMYVQCKVYVQLWKRLKAYNRVIYVQNCPETSKKNIFEKPALMEPNFESKEMLGVHHSDTNSSHYTEPEDCAAEILHV; this is encoded by the exons aaTGAGAAAGCTTTGGGCCATTCTGTGAGCCGCTCCAGTAACATCTCTAAG GCTGGAAGTCCAACCTCTATCTCTGCTCCTCATAGTTTCTCTCGGACTTCTGTTACACCATCCAATCAGGACATCTGCAG TTCCAGTGCAGTGTTTTCTGAATGTTGTCATCACAGTCCAGTGCAGTCTGCTGTTGTCTTGAAAAATCCTCACTGCCAGAGCTCTCTGACACAAGGGGTCACTGTGACAGTAATCTGTCAGGACACGTTACATGCAGCAAAGAGAAACTCCCGTGGGCAGGATCGGGGCCAGGCACTCAGGTCTGCTAAGAATATAAAGCCCACCCGCACCATGAAATTCTCCAAGTCCCTCAATGACGTGGACCAGAAGGCACAGAGCACCAGTGAGTGCTTTGACTATGTGGAGCGAACATGCTCAGAAGGCAAACTGACCCCGACTCAAGAGCAGTATTTGAGGATTAACAAATTTCATCTTAAAGAGAGGAAATCGTTGAATCTCAGGCCTCTTTCTTTTAGCAATTCTAAGCACTCCTACATCCCTTCCCTTTCCAACTATTCGAGTGCATCGGGAGGAGCAGAGAACCGCAGCGCTGTACACATCCCCTTGCTGGAGGACAAAGTGGACCATGACACCTCAAGAAGCAAAAAACTGTTGCGttaccttttttccttctcccacaACTCTAGCACCAGCAGCCTGCATAAGTTCCATGAACTGGAGAGCTATTCCAGTCACTTTCAAGCTGAAAAGTCCTCCAGCATGCTGGTGGAAAGCACGGACTTCTGCTCTGATGATATGGGAGATGATGACGTCTTTGAGGACAGCACCTCAgtgaaattgaaaacaaaagagcagCGGGCACCGCTCTGTTCGGTTGAGAAGGACAGTGACCTTGACTGCCCTTCCCCTCTCTCAGAAAAATTCCCCCCTGTCTCCCCTGTGTCTACATCGGGGGATACCTGCAG GATATGTCACTGTGAAGGAGATGACGAGAGCCCTTTGATTACCCCCTGTCACTGCACGGGAAGTCTTCATTTTGTGCACCAAGCCTGCCTGCAGCAATGGATCAAGAGCTCAGATACGCGATGCTGTGAACTGTGCAAGTACGAGTTCATCATGGAGACAAAACTGAAGCCTTTGCGAAAG TGGGAGAAGTTACAGATGACAGCCAGCGAGAGGAGGAAGATCATGTGCTCTGTGACATTCCATATCATTGCCATCACCTGCGTTGTGTGGTCTCTGTATGTCCTCATAGACAGGACTGCTGAAGAGATTAAACAGGGACAGACTACTG ggaTTCTAGAATGGCCATTTTGGACTAAGTTGGTGGTTGTGGCTATTGGTTTCACTGGAGGACTTCTGTTCATGTATGTACAATGCAAAGTGTACGTACAGCTATGGAAGAGACTTAAAGCTTATAACCGAGTAATATATGTACAAAACTGTCCGGAAACTagcaaaaagaatatttttgaaaaacctGCACTAATGGAGCCAAACTTTGAAAGTAAAGAAATGCTTGGGGTTCACCATTCAGATACAAACTCTTCACATTACACAGAGCCAGAAGACTGTGCTGCAGAAATCCTTCACGTCTGA